The following is a genomic window from Chryseobacterium ginsenosidimutans.
AAACCATCCTGATGTGAACGTAATTGTATCAGATATTAAAGATATAGAAACAATTGATGTTCCTGTTAATGAAAATCAGCAAAAAATACTGATGGGAGGTCCTCCATGTCAGGGATTTTCAAAATCGAACGTCAAAGGAAGAAATGTTAACAATCAAAAAAATTGGTTATTTCAGGAATACTTAAGAATAACAGAATTATGGAGACCAGATTGGTTTGTCTTAGAAAACGTTCAAGGTCTGGTGGAAACTGAGAAAGGTTTGTTCTTAAATAAAATCTTAGAAGGTTTTAAAAAACTAGGTTACACTGTAAATTATAAGGTTTTAAATGCGAAAAATTTTGGAGTTCCTCAGAATAGAGAAAGACTATTTATTGTAGGCTCTCTTCATAACGAAGAATTTGAATTTCCTGAACCAAAATTTATAGATAATTTTATAACTGTTGAAGATGCTTTTACAGATTTACCGGATTTGGTGAATGGAAATGGCGATACCGAATTGAAATATAAAGAAGGTAAAAATTCTGAATACAGTTTATTATTAAAAGGTGATTTAAAATCAATAAAAAATAACGCAGTAAGTCGTAATAGTGAAACTGTAATAAACAGATATCAATATATACATGAAGGAGGAAATTGGAAGGATATACCTATTGAGCTAATGGAAACTTATAAAGATGTCACCAGATGCCATACTGGCATCTATCATAGACTGAACAGAAAGAAACCATCTGTAGTAATTGGAAACTATCGAAAAAACATGCTCATACATCCATGGCAAGAAAGAGGATTATCAGTAAGAGAGGCTGCAAGGCTCCAATCTTTTCCAGATAATTTTAATTTTGTAGGAACCATAAATAGTCAGCAACAACAAGTCGGAAATGCAGTACCCCCACTATTGGCAAAAGCAGTATTCGAAAGTATTATTAAAAATAACAAATGAATTTAGGAAAAGGGACTTTAGAAGATTGGTTGAATACCCCTAGACTATATAGACCAACATTAAAAAGAGGCGGAGACGAATTTAAATATTACTCCAAATATGAATCATTTAGTTCATATTTGGAAAGTAGCTTACATAATGAAGTTACAAAAGCTGCAATTCTTGAGGAAGTTAAAAATGTTTCTGATGTGAATAAAATGACATGGTTAAATGATCATGGACCTAAACATATTCAGACCGTAATTCAAAGAGCTAGTGAAATGTTAACCTCAAAGTGTGATTTGAATGTTAGAGAGGTATTTTTATTACTAAACGCAATTCAAGTTCATGATATTGGTAATTTTTATGGCAGAGCTGGTCACGAAAAAAATATAATTAAAACTTTAAGAGACGGCCTAACCCCAATTGTTTTTGATGCCACTGAAATAAATTATATAAATAATATTGCGCAGGTTCATGGTGGAAAAATAATTTATAAAAATGGGACTGAAAGTAAGAATACAATTGGACAATTAAAAGAGATTGTAACTACGAATGGTTATGATATAAAATTACAACTTTTAGCTTCAATTTTAAGATTTGCTGATGAACTTGCTGATGATAAACATAGATCGGATATTTTGGCATTACAAAAAGGGCTTTTACCAAAAGGAAGTGAAATTTATCATGCATATGCCTTCTGCTTAGATAGTGTTAGAATTAGACCTGAACAAAAAAAGGTCGAATTACACTTCAAAATTAGTAAAGATTTTTTAGAGAGACAATTTGGTAAATATTTAATAAAAGAAGATAAAATCATAGATCGATTTATAATTGATGAAATTTTTGATAGAACATTAAAAATGCACTATGAAAGAATATATTGTTCAAAATTCTGGAAAACTAATATTGAGATAGATGAAATATGGGTACATATAGAATTCTATAATAATGTCAAAGATGATGATTATGATGCAGAGCAAAGTTTAAATGGAATTCATCCCGATATAACGTACACATTAAAAGATTTTGAATATCCATCTAATGGAAATGTTACTATTTACACTCTATGTCCAAACTTAAAATATGATAGTAATCAATTAATTGAAGGAAAAACTTTACTTGCAAAAATTCAAAAATAACACAATGGAAAATCCCTTTGAGTATAAGAATCCTGATGCGATTTCACCGAAAGATATTATTGATCTTTTTGTCCCAGTATTTGGAGAATATTATAATATTCCCTTGATTGGGCATACTTTCATAAATGGAGCTAGAGGCTCAGGTAAGAGCATGATGTTCAGATATATGATGCCAGAGTGCCAAAGATTAGTAAATAAGAGAGGTGAAAAACTTGATGAACCCAGAAAAATCACTGATTTAGAATATTTTTCTATTTTCTTACCTATCAAAAAGGGACACTTAAATAAAACTGATATTCAATTAAATGAAAGCCATGGAGACGCTTTGCTTAATGAGCATTTTATGGTAGCCCATTTTAGTCTAGTCATGTTTGATGAACTTTCAAAACTTGAAATTGATGATGATGGCTTAAACTTAGAAAAATTAAAATTATTTTACAATGAAGTTTTTGTAGAAGAATTAATTTATTGTGGCTTCGAAAATGAAGATGTTATAAATATAGAGGATGCAAAATCTATAAAAGATGTTTTTAAATCAATTATAAAAACTTTAAAAATAATCAATAAAGATTTTCAAAAGGATTACATTAATAAACTAGTAAATACAAACGAAAGCGTTCCCTATAATGGTTGTATTCTTTCTTATAGTGATTTTCTGACAGTAATTATAAAAGAATTTAGACAATTACCCTTTATGCCAAATGACAAGCCAATATTTTTACTTATTGATGATGCTGATGAGCTAAGCATAATCCAGAGAAAAATTTTGAATTCATGGGTAGCAGTAAGAAGTACTGATGTAATCAGTTTGAAAATATCAACTCAGTTAAAATACAAAGTCTTTTCCACAGTAAACGGCTCAAGAATTGATACACCTCATGATTATTCAGAAATAAATATGAATGATATTTATACTACAAAAAGAGGCTTATATTATGATAGAGTAAAAGCTGTTGTTGAAAAGAGATTACAAAGATATACTGATGATCCTATTTTAGCAGAAGACTTTTTTATGGAAGACTCAAAGCAAAAAGAAAAAATTGCCGAATTATTTAATCAATTAAAAGAACAGCAATTACAACGAGGTCTAGATAGCGATCAAGCTTATGATTATGCATATAGATATACTACTCCGATTTACATTACTAATTTAGGAGGAAATAGGTCAACTTTCAGTTATTCTGGATTTAAGCAACTAGTTAATATTTCTACTGGAATAATTAGAGAATTTATTGATTTTTCTTCAGACATGTTTGAAGAAGCTATTTCAAGTAATAAAGGAGAAAAGCTCAAATTCATATCTCCTTCGATTCAGAATGATAAAATCAGAAAATACTCGGAGCAGCGAGTAATTTATGAGTTTGATAAGTATAAAGATGAAGTCGAAGTTGAAAACAAAGTTGATATGGATAAACTGAGAAATCTGATCCATGGTATGGGTGAATTATTTAAAATGATACTTATATCAGATCAATCTGAAAGAAGAGTTTTTTCTGTAGCTCTAAATGATGAACCATCAGATGAACTAAAAAAGATTTTAGATCTAGGAGTTAGCACAGGATATCTTCAAAAATCAATGATAGGAAACAA
Proteins encoded in this region:
- a CDS encoding HD domain-containing protein, whose product is MNLGKGTLEDWLNTPRLYRPTLKRGGDEFKYYSKYESFSSYLESSLHNEVTKAAILEEVKNVSDVNKMTWLNDHGPKHIQTVIQRASEMLTSKCDLNVREVFLLLNAIQVHDIGNFYGRAGHEKNIIKTLRDGLTPIVFDATEINYINNIAQVHGGKIIYKNGTESKNTIGQLKEIVTTNGYDIKLQLLASILRFADELADDKHRSDILALQKGLLPKGSEIYHAYAFCLDSVRIRPEQKKVELHFKISKDFLERQFGKYLIKEDKIIDRFIIDEIFDRTLKMHYERIYCSKFWKTNIEIDEIWVHIEFYNNVKDDDYDAEQSLNGIHPDITYTLKDFEYPSNGNVTIYTLCPNLKYDSNQLIEGKTLLAKIQK
- a CDS encoding DNA cytosine methyltransferase, producing the protein MIGIEIFSGVGGMSLGASMAGVKIAMAIEIDKDAAATFKKNHPDVNVIVSDIKDIETIDVPVNENQQKILMGGPPCQGFSKSNVKGRNVNNQKNWLFQEYLRITELWRPDWFVLENVQGLVETEKGLFLNKILEGFKKLGYTVNYKVLNAKNFGVPQNRERLFIVGSLHNEEFEFPEPKFIDNFITVEDAFTDLPDLVNGNGDTELKYKEGKNSEYSLLLKGDLKSIKNNAVSRNSETVINRYQYIHEGGNWKDIPIELMETYKDVTRCHTGIYHRLNRKKPSVVIGNYRKNMLIHPWQERGLSVREAARLQSFPDNFNFVGTINSQQQQVGNAVPPLLAKAVFESIIKNNK
- a CDS encoding ORC-CDC6 family AAA ATPase — encoded protein: MENPFEYKNPDAISPKDIIDLFVPVFGEYYNIPLIGHTFINGARGSGKSMMFRYMMPECQRLVNKRGEKLDEPRKITDLEYFSIFLPIKKGHLNKTDIQLNESHGDALLNEHFMVAHFSLVMFDELSKLEIDDDGLNLEKLKLFYNEVFVEELIYCGFENEDVINIEDAKSIKDVFKSIIKTLKIINKDFQKDYINKLVNTNESVPYNGCILSYSDFLTVIIKEFRQLPFMPNDKPIFLLIDDADELSIIQRKILNSWVAVRSTDVISLKISTQLKYKVFSTVNGSRIDTPHDYSEINMNDIYTTKRGLYYDRVKAVVEKRLQRYTDDPILAEDFFMEDSKQKEKIAELFNQLKEQQLQRGLDSDQAYDYAYRYTTPIYITNLGGNRSTFSYSGFKQLVNISTGIIREFIDFSSDMFEEAISSNKGEKLKFISPSIQNDKIRKYSEQRVIYEFDKYKDEVEVENKVDMDKLRNLIHGMGELFKMILISDQSERRVFSVALNDEPSDELKKILDLGVSTGYLQKSMIGNKEGTGRARLYILNRALSPFFGLDPSSFAGYKFMNSSVLEIALTNKKQFLNSFKKKLLPENDNTFQGTLKFEEE